One genomic window of Diospyros lotus cultivar Yz01 chromosome 8, ASM1463336v1, whole genome shotgun sequence includes the following:
- the LOC127808264 gene encoding uncharacterized protein LOC127808264 isoform X2: MKLHHLLSHQGYMATPYVTRLVRRAIASSLSTRAFSKWEGFGVSMVQGASRGIGLEFVKQLLERNEKGHVIATCRNPNGATGLLEVKNKFEERLNILQLDLTVESTIEASAKSIKERYGSLNLLINASGILSIPDILQPETTFNKLQKSSLLLAYEVNAVGPILVIKHMWPLLKVGGHGTERDVAVVANLSARVGSIGDNHLGGWHSYRSSKAALNQLTKTVSVEFARKKDPIICLLLHPGTVDTDLSRPFQRNVPQGKLFSKEFSVQKLLSIIDNAKRHDNGKFFAWDGQEIPW; this comes from the exons ATGAAGCTTCATCATCTTTTGAGCCATCAGGGCTACATGGCAACCCCATATGTGACTAGATTGGTCAGGAGGGCTATAGCCTCTTCCTTGTCCACTCGTGCGTTTTCGAAATGGGAGGGCTTTGGCGTTTCGATGGTCCAAGGAGCGTCCAGGGGCATTGGACTTGAATTT GTTAAGCAATTGCtggaaagaaatgagaaaggTCATGTCATTGCTACCTGTCGTAATCCTAATGGAGCAACAGGCCTTCTTGAGgtaaaaaataagtttgaggAACGCCTGAACATTCTACAGTTGGATCTGACTGTTGAAAGCACCATCGAG GCATCAGCAAAGTCCATAAAAGAGAGATATGGCTCCTTAAATCTTCTCATTAATGCATCTGGCATTCTCTCAATACCTGATATTTTGCAGCCAG AAACAACATTCAACAAATTACAGAAATCATCTTTGTTGCTGGCTTATGAAGTTAATGCTGTGGGCCCAATTTTGGTAATCAAG CATATGTGGCCTTTGCTGAAAGTTGGGGGCCATGGAACTGAAAGAGATGTTGCAGTTGTGGCTAACTTAAGTGCCAGGGTGGGATCCATTGGGGACAATCACTTAGGGGGATGGCATTCATATCGATCTTCTAAGGCTGCACTTAATCAGT TGACAAAAACGGTCTCGGTAGAATTTGCAAGAAAGAAAGATCCCATCATATGCCTTCTTTTGCATCCAGGCACAGTGGATACAGATCTTTCAAGGCCATTTCAGAGAAATGTTCCCCAAGGAAAGCTTTTCAGCAAGGAGTTTTCAGTGCAGAAGCTCTTAAGTATCATTGATAACGCTAAGAGGCATGATAATGGCAAGTTTTTTGCCTGGGATGGTCAGGAAATACCTTG GTAG
- the LOC127807825 gene encoding alpha N-terminal protein methyltransferase 1 isoform X1 produces the protein MMLKNPHQLGLAQPFHKYSSGGVDNSIGFPGVAVGGSVRCEMDGSGLDSDGRQFKNAEEMWEQEVGDHQKKTQWYTEGVAYWQKKGVEASVDGVLGGYGHVNEPDIKGSEAFLNTLLADRFPDGGRNRHLVALDCGAGIGRITKNLLIRYFNEVDLLEPVSHFLEAARQNLAPENLMVLDSHKASNFYCVPLQEFTPDVARYDVIWVQWCIGHLTDDDFVSFFKRAKDGLKPGGFFVLKENIARTGFVLDKEDRSVTRSDSYFKELFNRCGLHVYKSKDQKGFPEDLFAVKIYALTLDMPKSVSRTRPKLQANRPGIIK, from the exons ATGATGCTAAAAAATCCTCACCAATTGGGATTGGCTCAACCTTTTCATAAGTACAGCTCCGGCGGAGTGGATAATTCGATTGGATTCCCCGGAGTCGCAGTGGGAGGGAGTGTGCGTTGCGAGATGGACGGCTCCGGCTTGGATTCCGACGGCCGCCAGTTCAAGAACGCCGAGGAGATGTGGGAGCAAGAGGTCGGAGACCACCAGAAGAAGACCCAATGGTACACCGAAGGCGTCGCTTATTGGCAA AAAAAGGGTGTGGAGGCTTCAGTGGATGGAGTGCTGGGTGGATATGGGCATGTGAATGAGCCTGATATAAAGGGCAGTGAAGCATTTCTCAATACCCTTTTGGCTGATCGATTCCCTGATGGCGGAAGAAACCGGCATCTTGTTGCGCTTG ATTGTGGTGCTGGCATTGGAAGGATTACAAAGAATCTTCTGATAAGATACTTTAATGAG GTTGATCTTCTTGAGCCTGTCTCACATTTCCTGGAGGCTGCCCGTCAAAATTTGGCTCCTGAAAACCTCATGGTATTAGATTCCCATAAGGCCTCCAATTTCTATTGTGTCCCTCTTCAG gaATTTACTCCTGATGTTGCAAGGTATGATGTTATATGGGTCCAGTGGTGTATTGGGCATCTCACAGATGATGattttgtttcattctttaaGAGAGCCAAG GATGGCCTGAAACCTGGTGGATTCTTTGTGCTGAAAGAAAACATTGCAAGAACTG GATTTGTGTTGGATAAAGAAGATCGGAGTGTTACAAGGTCAGATTCATACTTCAAGGAGCTTTTCAATCGTTGTGGATTGCATGTTTACAAATCAAAG GACCAAAAGGGATTCCCTGAGGATTTGTTTGCCGTGAAGATATACGCCTTAACACTTGATATGCCGAAGAGTGTAAGTAGGACCAGACCTAAACTGCAAGCAAATAGACCAGGCATCATCAAGTGA
- the LOC127808264 gene encoding uncharacterized protein LOC127808264 isoform X4 encodes MKLHHLLSHQGYMATPYVTRLVRRAIASSLSTRAFSKWEGFGVSMVQGASRGIGLEFVKQLLERNEKGHVIATCRNPNGATGLLEVKNKFEERLNILQLDLTVESTIEASAKSIKERYGSLNLLINASGILSIPDILQPETTFNKLQKSSLLLAYEVNAVGPILVIKHMWPLLKVGGHGTERDVAVVANLSARVGSIGDNHLGGWHSYRSSKAALNQLTKTVSVEFARKKDPIICLLLHPGTVDTDLSRPFQRNVPQGKLFSKEFSVQKLLSIIDNAKRHDNGKFFAWDGQEIP; translated from the exons ATGAAGCTTCATCATCTTTTGAGCCATCAGGGCTACATGGCAACCCCATATGTGACTAGATTGGTCAGGAGGGCTATAGCCTCTTCCTTGTCCACTCGTGCGTTTTCGAAATGGGAGGGCTTTGGCGTTTCGATGGTCCAAGGAGCGTCCAGGGGCATTGGACTTGAATTT GTTAAGCAATTGCtggaaagaaatgagaaaggTCATGTCATTGCTACCTGTCGTAATCCTAATGGAGCAACAGGCCTTCTTGAGgtaaaaaataagtttgaggAACGCCTGAACATTCTACAGTTGGATCTGACTGTTGAAAGCACCATCGAG GCATCAGCAAAGTCCATAAAAGAGAGATATGGCTCCTTAAATCTTCTCATTAATGCATCTGGCATTCTCTCAATACCTGATATTTTGCAGCCAG AAACAACATTCAACAAATTACAGAAATCATCTTTGTTGCTGGCTTATGAAGTTAATGCTGTGGGCCCAATTTTGGTAATCAAG CATATGTGGCCTTTGCTGAAAGTTGGGGGCCATGGAACTGAAAGAGATGTTGCAGTTGTGGCTAACTTAAGTGCCAGGGTGGGATCCATTGGGGACAATCACTTAGGGGGATGGCATTCATATCGATCTTCTAAGGCTGCACTTAATCAGT TGACAAAAACGGTCTCGGTAGAATTTGCAAGAAAGAAAGATCCCATCATATGCCTTCTTTTGCATCCAGGCACAGTGGATACAGATCTTTCAAGGCCATTTCAGAGAAATGTTCCCCAAGGAAAGCTTTTCAGCAAGGAGTTTTCAGTGCAGAAGCTCTTAAGTATCATTGATAACGCTAAGAGGCATGATAATGGCAAGTTTTTTGCCTGGGATGGTCAGGAAATACCTTG A
- the LOC127808621 gene encoding transcription factor bHLH53-like: MILLYLQRQVHCHSTKRRLRTVSQVPLFLMALSFYSNWGTLESLEPKPDCFPAEAQAELTMELLGFQDNNFLIQDNACLHQHDHHFQPPDLSISQNYSHLHPFISPPFEYNSNFLTSEPFPPPDFEPYLYPMRQKIYENHSYSDLEPRLFDGFVPNPPLLPVHHVPCLDFHSSSVLYNYSGSTESTAKEPINGGSLSAQSIAARQRRRKITEKTQQLGKLIPGANRMNTAEMFQAAFKYVKYMQAQIRILDQMASIQDDKEDQHSHNQELQALASSPCIQEKLYASEKCLVPCQFVQTLANGSEFQLNSLIVEELDQFILTSMAE; this comes from the exons ATGATTTTGCTTTATCTTCAAAGACAAGTCCACTGTCATTCAACAAAGCGGAGGCTAAGGACAGTATctcag GTACCTTTATTTCTCATGGCTCTGAGCTTTTACTCCAACTGGGGGACACTTGAAAGTCTCGAACCCAAACCCGATTGCTTCCCTGCAGAAGCACAAGCAGAGCTGACAATGGAGCTTCTCGGCTTCCAAGACAATAATTTCCTCATTCAAGACAACGCTTGTCTCCACCAACATGATCATCACTTCCAACCCCCCGATCTCTCAATCTCTCAAAACTACAGCCATCTCCATCCATTCATCTCTCCACCATTTGAGTATAACTCGAACTTCCTCACCTCTGAACCGTTTCCACCCCCCGATTTCGAGCCCTATCTCTACCCAATGCGCCAAAAGATCTATGAAAATCATTCCTACTCAGACTTGGAGCCCCGTTTGTTTGATGGGTTTGTGCCAAATCCGCCTCTGCTGCCAGTCCATCATGTTCCTTGTCTGGATTTTCATAGTTCATCTGTGCTTTATAATTATTCTGGAAGCACCGAGTCGACTGCGAAGGAACCTATTAATGGAGGGAGCTTGTCGGCTCAGAGCATCGCCGCCCGGCAAAGGAGGAGGAAGATAACGGAGAAGACTCAACAACTTGGGAAGCTCATTCCTGGTGCCAACAGGATGAACACTGCCGAGATGTTTCAAGCCGCGTTCAAGTACGTCAAGTACATGCAGGCCCAAATTAGAATTCTTGACCAAATGGCGTCAATTCAG GACGATAAAGAAGATCAGCACTCGCATAATCAAGAGCTCCAAGCTCTGGCCTCATCTCCGTGCATCCAAGAGAAGCTATACGCATCAGAGAAGTGCCTGGTTCCTTGCCAATTTGTTCAAACTCTAGCAAATGGCAGTGAGTTCCAGTTGAACTCTTTGATCGTAGAGGAACTTGATCAGTTCATTCTAACAAGCATGGCTGAATAG
- the LOC127807825 gene encoding alpha N-terminal protein methyltransferase 1 isoform X2: MMLKNPHQLGLAQPFHKYSSGGVDNSIGFPGVAVGGSVRCEMDGSGLDSDGRQFKNAEEMWEQEVGDHQKKTQWYTEGVAYWQGVEASVDGVLGGYGHVNEPDIKGSEAFLNTLLADRFPDGGRNRHLVALDCGAGIGRITKNLLIRYFNEVDLLEPVSHFLEAARQNLAPENLMVLDSHKASNFYCVPLQEFTPDVARYDVIWVQWCIGHLTDDDFVSFFKRAKDGLKPGGFFVLKENIARTGFVLDKEDRSVTRSDSYFKELFNRCGLHVYKSKDQKGFPEDLFAVKIYALTLDMPKSVSRTRPKLQANRPGIIK; this comes from the exons ATGATGCTAAAAAATCCTCACCAATTGGGATTGGCTCAACCTTTTCATAAGTACAGCTCCGGCGGAGTGGATAATTCGATTGGATTCCCCGGAGTCGCAGTGGGAGGGAGTGTGCGTTGCGAGATGGACGGCTCCGGCTTGGATTCCGACGGCCGCCAGTTCAAGAACGCCGAGGAGATGTGGGAGCAAGAGGTCGGAGACCACCAGAAGAAGACCCAATGGTACACCGAAGGCGTCGCTTATTGGCAA GGTGTGGAGGCTTCAGTGGATGGAGTGCTGGGTGGATATGGGCATGTGAATGAGCCTGATATAAAGGGCAGTGAAGCATTTCTCAATACCCTTTTGGCTGATCGATTCCCTGATGGCGGAAGAAACCGGCATCTTGTTGCGCTTG ATTGTGGTGCTGGCATTGGAAGGATTACAAAGAATCTTCTGATAAGATACTTTAATGAG GTTGATCTTCTTGAGCCTGTCTCACATTTCCTGGAGGCTGCCCGTCAAAATTTGGCTCCTGAAAACCTCATGGTATTAGATTCCCATAAGGCCTCCAATTTCTATTGTGTCCCTCTTCAG gaATTTACTCCTGATGTTGCAAGGTATGATGTTATATGGGTCCAGTGGTGTATTGGGCATCTCACAGATGATGattttgtttcattctttaaGAGAGCCAAG GATGGCCTGAAACCTGGTGGATTCTTTGTGCTGAAAGAAAACATTGCAAGAACTG GATTTGTGTTGGATAAAGAAGATCGGAGTGTTACAAGGTCAGATTCATACTTCAAGGAGCTTTTCAATCGTTGTGGATTGCATGTTTACAAATCAAAG GACCAAAAGGGATTCCCTGAGGATTTGTTTGCCGTGAAGATATACGCCTTAACACTTGATATGCCGAAGAGTGTAAGTAGGACCAGACCTAAACTGCAAGCAAATAGACCAGGCATCATCAAGTGA
- the LOC127808263 gene encoding uncharacterized protein LOC127808263: MFETLVVPVLEVSEAFLKGHFINGLKPEIRAEIKVLQPRGLDRIMTMAQCIEDKNAAMLSCNRTFGPARCNFPTHSTTIVIRPPPIQSRSPTLYSRVVSQASNKLSVAGSGSNVPFKRLSEAERKAKREKGLCFRCDEKYLVSHQCKNKELHVMMIYDEEMEEEGVKVETREGREEEVGQGSEVIELSMNSVVGLTTPQTMKLQGDIEGQPVVVLIDGGATHNFIAAELVQRLRLPRIETTECGVIMGTGMAVQGADICKGVKLHLQNLQIVENFLPLELGSFDVILGMKWLAAMGKMRVDWKALTMKFQVGGLAVTLQGDPSLSKSLVSLKAMMKAFKENGEEMLFELGMMAVEFNESQVEVLSFLKEVLAEFEEVFTTLEGLPPSRKKDHAINLLPSTVQVSVRPYRYPYLQKNEIEKMVGEMLAAGII, encoded by the coding sequence ATGTTCGAGACTTTGGTTGTGCCAGTGTTGGAAGTCTCTGAGGCATTCTTGAAAGGTCATTTCATTAACGGCCTTAAGCCAGAAATAAGGGCTGAGATCAAGGTATTGCAACCTAGGGGGTTGGATCGGATCATGACGATGGCTCAATGTATCGAGGATAAAAATGCAGCCATGCTCAGCTGCAATAGGACGTTCGGACCAGCGAGATGTAATTTCCCTACCCACTCTACAACCATTGTCATTCGACCCCCTCCCATACAATCAAGAAGCCCGACTCTTTATTCGAGAGTTGTTAGTCAGGCGAGCAACAAGCTGTCAGTGGCTGGGAGTGGCAGCAATGTCCCTTTCAAACGACTCAGTGAGGCCGAGCGGAAAGCCAAAAGGGAGAAGGGTTTATGTTTTCGTTGTGATGAGAAATATTTGGTTAGCCACCAGTGTAAGAACAAGGAGCTGCACgttatgatgatttatgatgaaGAGATGGAAGAGGAAGGAGTCAAGGTGGAAACAAGGgaaggaagggaagaagaagtggGGCAAGGCAGCGAGGTCATTGAACTCTCAATGAATTCAGTGGTTGGATTGACAACACCGCAAACAATGAAGTTGCAAGGGGATATTGAAGGGCAGCCAGTGGTAGTACTTATTGATGGAGGGGCGACACACAATTTTATAGCAGCTGAGCTAGTGCAGCGGTTGAGACTGCCAAGAATAGAAACGACCGAGTGTGGGGTGATTATGGGGACAGGAATGGCGGTGCAAGGGGCTGACATTTGCAAGGGGGTGAAATTGCACCTACAAAACCTACAAATCGTGGAGAATTTTCTGCCCCTGGAATTGGGTAGTTTTGATGTAATCCTTGGGATGAAGTGGCTGGCAGCAATGGGGAAGATGAGAGTGGATTGGAAGGCTTTAACTATGAAGTTTCAGGTTGGGGGATTGGCCGTGACCTTGCAAGGAGATCCCAGCTTGAGCAAAAGCTTGGTATCCTTGAAGGCTATGATGAAGGCCTTCaaggagaatggagaagaaatgttGTTTGAACTAGGAATGATGGCAGTTGAATTCAATGAAAGTCAGGTAGAGGTTCTGTCGTTCCTAAAAGAGGTGTTAGCTGAGTTTGAGGAGGTGTTCACAACACTGGAGGGGCTGCCTCCTTCCAGAAAAAAAGATCATGCAATCAACCTACTTCCAAGCACGGTACAGGTCAGTGTGCGACCCTATCGTTACCCTTACCTACAGAAAAACGAGATCGAGAAGATGGTAGGAGAGATGCTAGCTGCGGGGATTATATAA
- the LOC127808264 gene encoding uncharacterized protein LOC127808264 isoform X1, with amino-acid sequence MKLHHLLSHQGYMATPYVTRLVRRAIASSLSTRAFSKWEGFGVSMVQGASRGIGLEFVKQLLERNEKGHVIATCRNPNGATGLLEVKNKFEERLNILQLDLTVESTIEASAKSIKERYGSLNLLINASGILSIPDILQPETTFNKLQKSSLLLAYEVNAVGPILVIKHMWPLLKVGGHGTERDVAVVANLSARVGSIGDNHLGGWHSYRSSKAALNQLTKTVSVEFARKKDPIICLLLHPGTVDTDLSRPFQRNVPQGKLFSKEFSVQKLLSIIDNAKRHDNGKFFAWDGQEIPW; translated from the exons ATGAAGCTTCATCATCTTTTGAGCCATCAGGGCTACATGGCAACCCCATATGTGACTAGATTGGTCAGGAGGGCTATAGCCTCTTCCTTGTCCACTCGTGCGTTTTCGAAATGGGAGGGCTTTGGCGTTTCGATGGTCCAAGGAGCGTCCAGGGGCATTGGACTTGAATTT GTTAAGCAATTGCtggaaagaaatgagaaaggTCATGTCATTGCTACCTGTCGTAATCCTAATGGAGCAACAGGCCTTCTTGAGgtaaaaaataagtttgaggAACGCCTGAACATTCTACAGTTGGATCTGACTGTTGAAAGCACCATCGAG GCATCAGCAAAGTCCATAAAAGAGAGATATGGCTCCTTAAATCTTCTCATTAATGCATCTGGCATTCTCTCAATACCTGATATTTTGCAGCCAG AAACAACATTCAACAAATTACAGAAATCATCTTTGTTGCTGGCTTATGAAGTTAATGCTGTGGGCCCAATTTTGGTAATCAAG CATATGTGGCCTTTGCTGAAAGTTGGGGGCCATGGAACTGAAAGAGATGTTGCAGTTGTGGCTAACTTAAGTGCCAGGGTGGGATCCATTGGGGACAATCACTTAGGGGGATGGCATTCATATCGATCTTCTAAGGCTGCACTTAATCAGT TGACAAAAACGGTCTCGGTAGAATTTGCAAGAAAGAAAGATCCCATCATATGCCTTCTTTTGCATCCAGGCACAGTGGATACAGATCTTTCAAGGCCATTTCAGAGAAATGTTCCCCAAGGAAAGCTTTTCAGCAAGGAGTTTTCAGTGCAGAAGCTCTTAAGTATCATTGATAACGCTAAGAGGCATGATAATGGCAAGTTTTTTGCCTGGGATGGTCAGGAAATACCTTGGTAA
- the LOC127808620 gene encoding brassinosteroid LRR receptor kinase, giving the protein MASISATPLHFLLIFSVLSISSSTIFSATVVEDLNNLHPPPDFNTTIANNCKNNPSLRYCNNLTPLSLPEIFKFTVVASHLCNESKNPNCVESFPNINLKNRPKIVPLYLSFDFFWKYCPLTIMSINLANNSLKGYFPSDIFHCSQIQSLDLSHNDLSGDLPIQNFSVLTNLTFLNLSYNHFSESKISNTQFFKRFNSSSFVHSGLVPDHGTFRIKALLAFIGFPIFAILVVVCLCWLCFQRPDFLPGVFGRKQKFTPSILKAATDGFSKRNLVAKGKGVHIYKGLLRDGSEVRVEIYPMDNLSSRKDRQIFIAECRILVQLWHKNLVQVLGWCDNRRLRAIVTEWIDGEDIEMWLSRSAPTWKQRVKALKGIVEGMCYLHEEWPEVGYDLKTSSILLSDDREPLISRFKVKDRTRCSQKVYKLGVLLLEMVTNRRPREEFERGEAGLLEWARMHFPEKVLELIDKRMKKTDLVLDQATHQDWFRSLT; this is encoded by the exons ATGGCCTCCATTTCTGCAACtcctcttcattttctcttaatCTTTTCCGTTCTCTCAATCTCATCTTCCACCATCTTCTCTGCAACAGTGGTAGAAGACCTTAACAACTTGCACCCTCCTCCAGACTTCAACACAACAATTGCAAACAACTGCAAGAACAATCCATCTCTTAGATACTGCAATAATCTCACCCCCTTGAGCCTCCCTGAGATCTTCAAGTTCACCGTTGTTGCAAGCCATCTGTGCAATGAGTCGAAAAACCCTAACTGTGTGGAGTCATTCCCCAACATAAACCTCAAAAACCGTCCCAAAATCGTCCCACTGTATTTATCTTTCGACTTCTTCTGGAAGTACTGCCCCTTGACCATCATGTCAATCAACCTTGCCAACAACTCTTTGAAGGGCTACTTCCCTTCTGATATCTTTCATTGTTCCCAAATCCAGTCTCTTGACTTGAGCCACAATGACCTTTCTGGGGATCTCCCAATTCAGAACTTCTCTGTTCTCACCAACCTAACCTTCCTTAACTTGTCATACAATCACTTCTCAGAGAGTAAAATCTCCAATACCCAGTTCTTCAAACGGTTCAATTCTTCGAGTTTTGTTCATTCCGGCCTCGTCCCAGATCATGGAACGTTCAGGATCAAGGCTTTACTAGCGTTCATTGGTTTTCCAATCTTTGCGATTTTGGTGGTGGTCTGTTTGTGCTGGCTTTGCTTCCAGCGTCCAGATTTTCTACCTGGTGTCTTTGGCAGAAAACAAAAGTTTACACCGTCAATACTGAAGGCTGCAACAGATGGGTTTTCAAAAAGGAATCTGGTGGCCAAGGGCAAGGGAGTTCATATTTATAAAGGGCTGTTGAGGGATGGAAGTGAAGTGAGAGTAGAGATCTATCCTATGGATAACTTATCATCAAGAAAAGACCGGCAAATTTTCATTGCAGAATGCAGGATTCTTGTTCAGCTATGGCACAAGAACTTGGTTCAAGTGTTGGGTTGGTGCGATAATCGACGATTGAGGGCCATAGTTACAGAATGGATTGATGGAGAGGATATTGAAATGTGGCTGTCAAGGTCAGCTCCAACATGGAAGCAGAGAGTCAAAGCCTTGAAGGGTATAGTGGAAGGCATGTGTTACCTGCATGAAGAATGGCCTGAAGTTGGATATGATCTGAAGACAAGTAGCATACTGTTATCAGATGATCGAGAGCCCTTGATTTCAAGATTCAAAGTGAAAGATCGAACCAGATGCTCTCAGA AGGTTTACAAGTTGGGAGTGTTGCTATTGGAGATGGTAACCAACAGAAGGCCCAGAGAAGAGTTTGAGAGGGGAGAAGCTGGTTTGCTTGAGTGGGCGAGAATGCATTTCCCTGAGAAAGTGCTGGAATTGATTGACAAGAGAATGAAGAAGACGGACCTTGTTCTTGATCAAGCTACACA CCAGGATTGGTTCAGATCTCTGACATGA